Below is a genomic region from Parageobacillus toebii NBRC 107807.
CGCGTACACCGTCGCAAAGACCCATGCGCCAACATACGCCATACGCCCTCGTTCAATCGCCCGCCAAACAAGCACCGCCAGTATGCCAAATTCGGTTAAATGCGCCAGCTTCCGAACAATAAAATTTAACGGAGACGATGCATCATCCCCGTCATGGCTAAATGGCAAATACGACAACACCGCTTCTAATATGCGCTTCGTATTTTCACCGGTAAACAGCGAAGATTCACTAAAGGAATAAATGACGATACACCAGATCACGACAAGGCTCC
It encodes:
- a CDS encoding VanZ family protein; translation: MQQKIQRWSLVVIWCIVIYSFSESSLFTGENTKRILEAVLSYLPFSHDGDDASSPLNFIVRKLAHLTEFGILAVLVWRAIERGRMAYVGAWVFATVYAMTDEWHQSFEPGRTAAPTDVAIDSCGAFLALLFVRLYMYWKRKKKDVSV